Proteins encoded in a region of the Quercus lobata isolate SW786 chromosome 8, ValleyOak3.0 Primary Assembly, whole genome shotgun sequence genome:
- the LOC115957511 gene encoding dehydration-responsive element-binding protein 2C-like has protein sequence MDSSRKRKSRGDGVSVAQRLAKWKEYNAQLNESKPACKVPAKGSKKGCMKGKGGPENWQCKYRGVRQRIWGKWVAEIREPNRGKRLWLGTFDSAADAASAYDEAARAMYGVSARLNFPDSVNHRLLTESARDCCSISSLSGPCSIGTPAGSDSITTTNHSEECFPNVEGELGMNKLNSEFAEADDMPSSIVKTEVKDETLNAKEHNSRGMHDVKQELKNEATGVVNNCGDNEQDYLQDYSVDEMFDVEEIMALLDNNPFGNTDSVMGFGFDADQVGFPGRNQCEKASNVSYELQNPDAKLLRSLNHMEKAPSGDDYFVDFLKSDWLDKNNGVDEYLDLGLPDFRF, from the coding sequence ATGGATTCATCTAGGAAGAGGAAGAGTAGAGGGGATGGAGTGTCTGTGGCTCAGAGATTGGCCAAGTGGAAGGAGTACAATGCTCAACTCAATGAGAGTAAACCTGCTTGTAAAGTTCCGGCCAAAGGGTCGAAGAAGGGATGTATGAAAGGAAAGGGAGGGCCGGAGAATTGGCAGTGCAAATATAGAGGTGTTAGGCAGAGGATTTGGGGTAAATGGGTTGCGGAAATTCGAGAGCCAAATAGGGGAAAGAGGCTCTGGCTCGGTACATTTGATAGTGCAGCTGATGCTGCCTCTGCCTATGACGAAGCTGCTAGAGCTATGTATGGTGTTTCTGCTCGCCTCAACTTTCCGGATTCCGTGAATCACAGGCTCTTGACAGAGTCTGCGAGGGATTGTTGTTCTATTTCCTCTTTATCTGGCCCTTGTTCAATTGGAACTCCTGCTGGTTCTGATTCCATAACTACCACAAACCACTCTGAAGAATGTTTCCCCAATGTGGAAGGTGAATTGGGAATGAATAAGCTGAATTCTGAGTTCGCTGAAGCTGATGATATGCCTAGTAGTATAGTGAAGACAGAAGTAAAGGATGAGACTCTGAATGCTAAAGAACATAATAGCCGTGGCATGCATGATGTCAAGCAGGAACTGAAGAATGAGGCTACTGGTGTGGTGAACAACTGTGGGGATAATGAGCAGGATTACTTGCAGGATTATTCTGTAGATGAAATGTTTGATGTGGAAGAAATTATGGCGCTATTAGACAATAATCCTTTTGGTAACACAGATTCAGtgatgggttttggttttgatgCTGATCAAGTTGGATTCCCTGGCAGAAATCAATGTGAAAAGGCATCAAATGTGTCGTATGAGTTGCAGAATCCAGATGCCAAATTACTAAGGAGCTTGAATCATATGGAAAAGGCACCTTCTGGAGATGATTATTTTGTGGACTTCTTGAAGTCAGATTGGCTGGATAAGAATAATGGGGTAGACGAATACCTTGATTTGGGATTACCAGATTTCAGATTTTGA